A stretch of the Capsicum annuum cultivar UCD-10X-F1 chromosome 8, UCD10Xv1.1, whole genome shotgun sequence genome encodes the following:
- the LOC107840059 gene encoding phospho-2-dehydro-3-deoxyheptonate aldolase 2, chloroplastic — MAATATTSGGRRGGSALPNSWLQAPKSSPLHQPSFISSKMKPRMKPISAVQSPPSSTTKAGQNPDGKWSLESWKSKPAFQLPEYPDKLELESVLETLSTYPPIVFAGEARNLEEKLGEAALGNAFLLQGGDCAESFKEFSANNIRDTFRVILQMGVVLMFGGQMPVIKVGRMAGQFAKPRSDPFEEKDGVKLPSYRGDNVNGDAFDEKSRIPDPQRMIRAYTQSVATLNLLRAFATGGYAAMQRVNQWNLDFTDHSEQGDRYRELAHRVDEAMGFMAAAGLTVDHPIMTTTDFWTSHECLLLPYEQALTREDSTSGLYYDCSAHMIWVGERTRQLDGAHVEFLRGIANPLGIKVSHKMDPDDLVKLIDILNPQNRPGRITVIARMGADNMRVKLPHLIRAVRGAGQIVTWVSDPMHGNTTKAPCGLKTRSFDSIRNELRAFFDVHDQEGSYPGGVHLEMTGQNVTECVGGSRTITYNDLSSRYHTHCDPRLNASQALELAFIIAERLRKRRLTPKFGF; from the exons ATGGCTGCGACAGCCACCACCTCCGGCGGCAGAAGGGGTGGCTCAGCCCTCCCCAATTCATGGCTACAAGCACCAAAGTCATCACCTTTACATCAACCCAGCTTCATCTCCTCCAAAATGAAGCCAAGAATGAAACCCATCTCAGCCGTTCAATctccaccatcatcaacaacaaaagcTGGTCAAAACCCAGATGGAAAATGGAGTCTTGAGAGCTGGAAATCGAAGCCAGCTTTTCAGCTCCCTGAATATCCTGATAAGTTAGAACTGGAATCGGTTCTTGAAACCCTCTCGACTTATCCACCAATTGTATTTGCTGGGGAAGCTAGGAATCTTGAAGAGAAATTGGGTGAAGCTGCTCTTGGTAATGCTTTCTTGTTACAGGGTGGTGATTGTGCTGAGAGCTTTAAGGAGTTTAGTGCTAATAATATCAGGGACACTTTTAGAGTCATCTTGCAGATGGGGGTTGTCCTTATGTTTGGTGGTCAAATGCCTGTCATCAAG GTGGGTAGAATGGCAGGTCAATTTGCAAAGCCAAGATCTGATCCATTTGAAGAGAAGGATGGCGTGAAGCTGCCAAGTTACAGGGGAGACAATGTGAATGGTGATGCTTTTGATGAGAAATCCAGAATTCCTGATCCCCAGAGAATGATTAGGGCCTATACTCAGTCTGTAGCTACATTGAACCTCCTCAGGGCATTTGCTACTGGAGGTTATGCTGCCATGCAGAGGGTTAACCAGTGGAATCTCGACTTTACTGATCACAGTGAGCAAGGTGACAG GTACCGCGAACTGGCTCACCGAGTTGATGAAGCCATGGGCTTCATGGCTGCTGCTGGGCTTACAGTTGACCACCCAATCATGACTACAACAGACTTCTGGACATCACATGAGTGCCTTCTCTTGCCTTATGAACAAGCACTTACTAGAGAGGATTCAACTTCTGGCCTTTATTATGACTGTTCTGCTCATATGATTTGGGTTGGGGAACGAACAAGGCAATTGGATGGCGCTCACGTTGAGTTTCTGAGAGGAATTGCCAATCCACTTGGAATCAAG GTGAGTCACAAAATGGATCCAGATGACCTAGTCAAGCTTATTGACATTCTTAACCCTCAAAATAGACCAGGAAGGATTACAGTGATTGCCAGGATGGGAGCTGATAACATGAGAGTAAAGCTTCCCCATCTGATCAGGGCTGTTCGTGGAGCTGGTCAAATCGTCACTTGGGTGAGTGATCCTATGCACGGAAATACCACTAAAGCCCCCTGTGGACTCAAAACACGCTCATTTGACTCTATCCGG AATGAGTTAAGAGCATTCTTTGATGTACACGATCAAGAAGGTAGCTATCCTGGTGGTGTTCATCTGGAGATGACAGGTCAGAATGTGACTGAATGCGTGGGAGGCTCTCGGACAATTACTTACAATGATCTGAGCTCGCGCTACCATACACATTGTGATCCAAGACTCAACGCTTCTCAAGCACTTGAACTTGCTTTTATCATCGCTGAGCGCCTCAGGAAAAGAAGATTGACACCTAAGTTTGGGTTCTAG
- the LOC107879897 gene encoding ABC transporter G family member 1-like: protein MELQDIGIGKVEVEELNGGVYLTWNDLWVSVSTSKHGSKDILEGVTGYARPSELLAVMGPSGSGKSTLLDALAGRLNFSTKQTGDILINGHKQKLSYGTSAYVTQDETLIATLTVKEAVYYSAQLQLADSMTKSEKIQIAEQTIKDMGLQNAMNTRIGGFGNKGISGGEKRRLSVCMEILTRPKLLFLDEPTSGLDSAASYYVMSGISRQRQGRTIISSIHQPSADVFNLFHSLCILSSGRTVYFGPASEAIEFFGSNGFPCPLHQNPSDHFLKTINKDFDEDIEHGSAGRKPTEEVVDFLVNSYKSSKEYHKVQNQVAEICQQGGEILEKRNHANFTTQTLILTRRSSVNMFRDLGYYWMRSVSYVILALGLGTIYYNVDLSYRSIEERGLMVAFVVSFMTFMTVGGFPSFVEDMKVFQRENMNGHYGCGAFVIANTLSSMPYLLLISLVPGSIAYFLTGFQSGFEHFIYFALVLFIGMMIVESLMTNVAAIVPNFLMGIVVGAGIQGLMILSGGFFQIPNELPNIIWKYPLYYVSFHRYAYQGMFKNEFEGLLFTDNVDGNTHTISGEDVLRERWQVEMAYSKWMDLIILVGILILYRLVFLLIVKTNEKFVHARKTSTSVLSNRSRQIMAKSLPASPFQDK, encoded by the exons atggaGTTGCAGGATATCGGAATTGGTAAGGTGGAGGTAGAAGAATTGAATGGAGGTGTTTACTTGACATGGAATGATTTGTGGGTGTCTGTTTCCACTAGTAAACATGGCAGCAAAGACATACTTGAAGGTGTTACTGGCTATGCTCGACCAAGTGAGCTATTGGCTGTGATGGGTCCTTCTGGTTCAGGCAAATCTACACTTCTCGACGCATTAgctg GGCGACTGAATTTCAGCACGAAGCAGACTGGGGATATTCTAATCAATGGTCACAAACAGAAACTTTCTTATGGAACTTCT GCCTATGTGACTCAAGATGAAACTCTGATAGCAACACTAACAGTCAAAGAAGCTGTTTACTACTCTGCACAACTGCAACTCGCAGATTCCATGACAAAATCAGAGAAAATACAAATAGCAGAGCAAACTATAAAGGACATGGGGTTGCAAAATGCAATGAACACTAGAATTGGAGGATTTGGTAATAAAGGAATTAGCGGAGGAGAAAAGAGGAGACTTAGTGTTTGCATGGAGATTCTAACGCGGCCAAAACTTCTTTTCCTGGATGAACCAACCAGTGGCCTCGACAGTGCTGCATCTTATTATGTGATGAGCGGAATCTCACGCCAAAGACAGGGAAGAACCATTATTTCATCTATTCATCAGCCTAGTGCTGATGTTTTCAACCTCTTTCACAGTTTGTGCATCTTGTCTTCAGGAAGAACTGTGTATTTTGGACCGGCTAGTGAGGCAATTGAG TTTTTCGGGTCAAATGGTTTCCCTTGCCCACTTCATCAGAATCCGTCAGATCATTTTCTTAAAACAATAAATAAGGATTTTGATGAG GATATCGAACATGGTTCTGCTGGAAGAAAGCCGACAGAAGAAGTGGTAGATTTTCTCgtaaactcatacaaatcatccaaGGAATACCATAAAGTTCAGAACCAGGTTGCAGAAATATGCCAACAG GGAGGTGAAATATTGGAAAAAAGAAATCATGCAAACTTTACTACACAAACCCTTATTTTGACAAGGAGATCATCTGTGAACATGTTTCGTGATCTTGGCTACTACTGGATGCGATCCGTGTCGTATGTCATCCTTGCTTTAGGTCTTGGCACCATCTACTACAATGTCGACTTAAGCTATCGTTCAATCGAG GAAAGAGGTCTAATGGTGGCTTTCGTTGTTTCATTCATGACGTTCATGACAGTTGGTGGATTCCCTTCATTTGTGGAGGACATGAAG GTATTTCAAAGAGAAAACATGAACGGACACTATGGTTGTGGTGCTTTTGTGATTGCCAACACTCTTTCCTCCATGCCCTACTTGCTACTGATTTCACTGGTTCCGGGTTCAATTGCCTATTTCCTCACTGGATTTCAAAGCGGATTCGAGCATTTCATCTACTTTGCTCTGGTCCTCTTCATCGGTATGATGATAGTCGAGAGCCTAATGACTAATGTTGCAGCGATCGTTCCCAATTTCCTCATGGGCATTGTGGTAGGCGCAGGAATACAAGGACTAATGATATTAAGTGGCGGTTTTTTCCAAATACCTAACGAGTTGCCTAATATTATTTGGAAGTATCCATTATACTACGTTTCGTTCCACAGGTATGCTTACCAAGGCATGTTTAAGAACGAATTTGAAGGACTGCTATTTACAGATAACGTCGATGGAAACACTCATACAATCAGCGGAGAGGACGTGTTGAGAGAGAGATGGCAAGTAGAAATGGCCTACTCAAAATGGATGGATCTTATCATTCTGGTAGGTATACTAATTTTGTACCGTCTGGTGTTCTTGTTGATTGTCAAGACGAATGAAAAATTTGTGCACGCAAGAAAAACATCCACATCTGTTTTATCAAACAGAAGTAGGCAAATCATGGCCAAGTCCCTACCTGCCTCACCTTTCCAAGACAAATAA